From Oncorhynchus mykiss isolate Arlee chromosome 6, USDA_OmykA_1.1, whole genome shotgun sequence, the proteins below share one genomic window:
- the LOC110525164 gene encoding probable isoprenylcysteine alpha-carbonyl methylesterase ICME — protein MIGLKYNVSLPMAAGALLVGIPYSISLVAQWMYGWPNKPGYKKYIEALKPRRIYCLTRAVLEMLKYFQYGKLYFQWKSWYKNVENHKHYEKGITFGRRSNRLDLYYSPTVAQPGSEQVPVVVFIYGGGWGSGERSIYCLLAMQMAKELSATVICPDYSTYPKGNVLCMVQDIADCLVWARENGHKFNFDKDNIVLIGHSAGAHLAALTVLFMVEGRDELFIEAKKQTEITMAIRGVTGLSGVYNIVDHYEHEQMRAVEYVSTMHKAMNGLENFPYYSPTHLLKKFSEEQLKRLPPFCLLHGTRDIIVPVASSQRFSELLTSLSIKVSLYLMPKMDHTEIVTDLMATDRHFYNTVYSCIKQEYSKFIGQVCHC, from the exons AT gATTGGACTGAAGTACAATGTGTCTCTACCCATGGCTGCAGGGGCCCTGTTAGTGGGCATCCCCTACTCCATCTCTCTCGTGGCCCAGTGGATGTATGGCTGGCCGAACAAGCCTGGCTATAAAAAGTATATTGAGGCGCTGAAGCCAAG GAGGATATACTGTCTGACTAGAGCTGTGCTGGAGATGCTGAAATACTTCCAGTACGGAAAACTCTACTTCCAGTGGAAGTCCTGGTACAAGAATGTAGAAAACCACAAGCATTATGAAAAG GGCATCACGTTTGGTCGTCGTAGCAACCGGCTGGACTTGTACTATTCTCCCACAGTGGCCCAGCCAGGCAGTGAGCAGGTGCCCGTGGTAGTGTTTATATACGGGGGAGGCTGGGGTTCAGGGGAGAGGTCCATATACTGTCTACTGGCCATGCAGATGGCTAAGGAGCTCAGCGCAACGGTGATCTGTCCGGACTATTCCACCTACCCGAAG GGTAATGTTTTGTGTATGGTTCAAGATATCGCCGACTGTCTCGTTTGGGCGAGGGAGAACGGCCATAAGTTCAACTTTGACAAA GATAACATTGTGTTAATCGGTCACTCCGCTGGGGCTCACCTAGCAGCTCTAACCGTGCTGTTCATGGTCGAGGGACGAGACGAGCTCTTTATAGAAGCCAAGAAGCAGACAGAGATCACCATGGCAATCAGAGGAgttacag GTTTAAGTGGAGTGTACAACATCGTGGACCACTACGAGCATGAACAGATGAGAGCTGTGGAGTATGTCTCTACGATGCACAAAGCCATGAATGGACTGGAGAACTTCCCTTATTATTCACCCACACACCTACTGAAGAAATTCAGCGAGGAGCAACTGAAAAG ATTGCCACCTTTCTGCTTGCTGCACGGAACGCGTGACATCATAGTTCCGGTGGCATCTTCCCAGCGGTTCTCTGAGCTGCTCACCTCCCTTTCGATCAAGGTGTCCCTGTACCTCATGCCTAAAATGGACCACACCGAGATTGTCACCGATCTCATGGCGACAGACAGGCACTTCTACAACACAGTGTACAGCTGCATCAAACAGGAGTACAGCAAGTTCATAGGTCAGGTCTGTCACTGCTGA